Genomic window (Vigna radiata var. radiata cultivar VC1973A chromosome 1, Vradiata_ver6, whole genome shotgun sequence):
TGTAATGACAAAACATAAGACAACTTTTACTTTCTTGAGACCTATATGATAAATCTAGTCTCGTCTTacattttcatgaaattttgaTCTATGTGTATTTGTTTGATTGTTTAGGTATATATCTGATTTATGAAATAAGGTCACATAATAGTACCTAATAAAAAAACTCGGTCTGTGCATTGGGCTAGTGAGTGTTTTGGTCCATGGGCCTTGCTTCCCAAATTCCAATGGgtgttgttccctccacctcTCCATCTACTCTCTCTACCccctcatttttattttcttttaattacaaaaacaacactttcttactttattttttacttttttaaccttaTCAGAAATCAGGACATGTTCATCCTATCTTCATTTCAACACTGCTTATCCCAGAGACCCAAGCCTCCTCTTCTTCTCGAAACCCTAAACTCTTTTTCGATCAAATCAAACCCATAAGCACCCTCCTCCTTCGCTCAAGCACTCACACTTCAGCTGCCCCCACCTCTGCTAAAACGACCACCGCAAGGGTGCCCTTCGCCTGGTCCATGACGTCGTCGACGACCCCAAGCGCAACCAGGGTCATCGTTGGCCGCAACGCCACCTCGTCTTCCCTCCTTTCACGTGTGCGAGAGGAGAACTCGCCTTCCACTCGCGCCGTACCTCAGTCGCCGCTTCTCGGACCACGAACCAGGGTCGCGCCGACGATGGGATTTGCCGTCGGAGCAGTCGCCATTCGACCTAAGGCGTCGCCGACGACGCCCATCATCAACAGGAACCATCCCCGCGCGAGAGAGAGGTTGTGGCTCGAACTGAGATGAGCCTTCACCACCACGATCGAAACCACCGTCGACGAAGATAGCCATCGCCGCCCTCACCGAAGTTCGCTTCTCGCCGGCGCCACCAGCGCCACTCTCACTCCTCACCCTTCGAgggttttattttcaaatgctAAACGTCCCCAGCGACACCCCCGCCGGTGCCGAGGACGAAAACGCTTTTCCCTCCCCTTTTCTGATTCcattttttaatgtcatttattgATTAGTGTGGTATTGATTGATTCTTCCTCTCTATGAATATATGTGCAGTGTGAGTGTGGGTAGGAAAGTGATGGTTGGTAATTAAATAACTCTAGATTTTTTCATGTTGCTGCTGCCGTGTTTGGTTTGGTTTCTGTGTGTGCGTATGAGAAGCAAGACGTCCTTGGTCCtgaaacggatgttgacatccgtctACGGATGCTCATATCCGTTTAAGAGTGGTTTCGACCCTATCCACGCTTAGGACTAAGGTTTATTCTTCTACTTTGAATTGTAGATATGATTGAACTATTGTATTGGACAATAATTCTTTCCACCACACTTTcacaagaaaaaagaattcTACCACTGAAGAATAAGAATCAAAACACGTAAAAGATTTAGAGAGAATCAATAATAGATTATAGGTTATAAAATCGAGTaggtaaaaattataaaatttaatataaaacaaacttttattaaaaagataaaataagaataaaaaaattagaatgaacGGTAAATAAGGgaaggggaggtggagggagcataTGGAGAAGTGCAGGGAGTAATACCCAATTCCAATTAACATTGTCTTTAAAGTAGTAATAATAGGTTTTGCTTTTTGTACCCTCCTAATTATCAACTGTACTGTCATATTAATAGAGAAAAAGACTAAAATGTCTTTTTTGTCGCACCACATAATTGTTGTATAATgcatattatatgtttataaaatcCTATTTCCAAagattcttttataaaaatattaatacagtccaaaaatttcagaaaacttttaatttttttaaaacaaatatttttagagaatatcttataaaatatgtaaaattatcattttaaatattggtAAGAGATACGCCAAGAAATTATGAATGcgggaaaaaaaaattggagatggagaaagaaaaagcttAACAGTATATACTTAAAGGAAGAATGAAAAATCAGCCATGTCTGAAGCGAAGACTAAAGAGGAGAGAGTCTACGTCCAATCACATGATCCAGAGTGGCAAAAATTTGTAAGAAGCCCAACAAAACTGCGCCACGTCAGAACCTAAAGGATATTTCAGTCATTGTTTATAAAACCAAACCCAATACGGTCTTTTGAATCTCTGCTCGCCAACGTAGCTTAGTCTTCCCCATCGGCTCCGCAACGACTTCCACAGATATAAACCCCAGTGAGTCACACtgaaactctctctctcttttttcttcttcgcttcccttctctctcttcgGAGCTCAATTTGGCCGTCAATGGCGGCCTCCGATGCTCAGAACGGCGTGTCCTCTGTCAGGCACGCCTTCGGCAACGTCCTCGCGTTCTTTATCCTTCTCCTGATCGGCGTTCTCGCCTTCTCGATCCGTCTATTCTCGGTAAGCATTTTCCTCATTCATCCTTCTTCCGCAGATCTGGTTACCTGAAACACGTTGCGATTTCGCGTTTTCCTTTTTCAACGTGATTGTCTGCTTCTAAATTCAGTAGCCAGGATTACAGCTCTATTTAGCTGTCGTGTTTTTGTTCGTGTCTATAACATTCATCGAACATATCTTAATGACTTAGCCGTGGCGGTTTAGtgtttagattttgtttttttgcgACTTAACCGAGCTGTGTTCGTTTATTGGCGAGATAAGTCaacgattaaaaaaaaaaaacgcttaCACTAGTGGTGTAAGAGTAATGCTTAGACTGAAATGTTTGAGAAGATGTTATGCTATTTCAAATGTACGTGCACTTGAAGGGAATTTCCGAttatagtatttaaaatattagattaGATTCTAGATTGAAGAATTGGTTGAAATTTTAATCAGTGCATATGTTTTTcgttagtttctttttctttggttaTGGTTCCAAAAGCACGAATGCCTGGAGCGAGCAGTCATGTTTTGTTGAAATAATTGTACGGAAATGGTGATATGGTGTGGCCATTTCTATGAACTGAATACTAAGTGCTTACTCAATTTTCTATTTGTattagcctttttttttttctgcggCATCGGAGTAAGTTATCTATTTCCATTAGTTTGGCAGAGTTTTTCTTGTACTCCCCCGCTCACCTTTTTATGCATTGTGTACAGGTTATTAAGTATGAGAGTGTTATTCACGAGTTTGATCCTTATTTCAACTACAGAGTCACTCAGGTGAGCAATCACTATTTTGAATGGAACTATTTTGCTAATATTACTATGTTCTAGTGGGACAACTAAGGATCTTTCATACCGGATAATGGAAATTGGAATTTCTTCATGGCAATAACGTTTGTTTAATTCTATTTTGTTAATCTCAATGCCATAAAATTTCAGAGAAGATGAGGTGTATTTATTGTTTTCAGTTTTTGACAAAGAACGGGATATATGATTTCTGGAATTGGTTTGATGACCGAACTTGGTAAGCTGATGGTTTTTAGTTTTGAAGCAATTTTTCCTCTATACGTGCACAGTTTAAACAGCTCATTGTTAAATCTTTCTGGATATAATATAatgtctttgttttctgtcaCTTTCAAGGTATCCACTTGGTCGTGTAATTGGTGGGACTGTTTATCCTGGGTTGACCTTGACAGCCGGTACCTTATGGTGGTAGGCATTTGAAACACTGTAAATGTTGGTTGTGCATgctgtgatttttctatttgttATATACTAATATTAAACATCCATTCAAGCAGTGGTTTTGAAGCGTATGCAAGCTGGTTGGTATATTTTTAACATTCCCTTCTGGTTTCAGGATACTGAATTCCCTGAACATACCTCTCTCTGTCGAAACTGTCTGTGTGTTTACTGCACCTATATTCTCAGCCTTTGCTTCATGGGCAACTTATCTTCTGACAAAGGTTTGTTGATGCCGGAATTTcacattgatatttttttctgttgtttgTGTACTTTCTAATTTGAGCTGCTTCCTTTTGCAGGAGGTTAAGGGTGCGGGGGCTGGCCTGACAGCAGCAGTTCTTCTGGCTATGGTGAATTTCTCAATAAGCTTTGTGACTTGACGagattgttaaaattttatttatgattgttATGGTCATGATTATTGGCTCAACCATTGAACGTTCTTTTTGTATGATTAGATGATCAATGTTTAGTAAAATTGTTGGGTGCTGGTTAGTAACCGTGTCTTGATTTGTACTTGTAAATTAATGATGCCTGTTAGTAACAGTTGCTATATTCTAATACATCTGGGTCTTTTTGATTGCTGGGCTCTGACGTCCCTCTTACATGTGATTGATCTTGATTCATCTTGTGAATGCAGGTCCCATCATATATATCTCGATCAGTGGCTGGCAGCTATGACAATGAAGCTGTTGCTATATTTGCTTTGATCTTCACTTTCTATCTCTATATTAAGGTGATCTGCTAAAGCAAGGAACTTTTTCCTTGCATTGATTTGTATAATGACtcttatttctaaaatttccaCCAGATTATTACTGTGCTCTATTATCATTGTCCAATAATGtgtaatttgaatattctgtaTGAACAGTCAGTTCGGTGGCCTCCAGTTAGAAATCACTAAGCTTTgtattgttttctatttaaGTTTCTGACTTGATTTACACATCATGCAGACGCTCAACACAGGATCCCTTTTTTATGCCACATTGAATTCCATAGCATACTTTTACATGGTAAGCTTTTTACAGTACTGTTTATCTTGGTTGTTGTTGCCCCTGACCCCTCTTGTTCATGCTAAATTCATTTCTTGTCTTTCAGGTTTGCTCATGGGGAGGGTACACTTTTATCATTAACCTTATTCCTATGCATGTACTCTTGTGCATTGTAACTGGTCGCTATTCTTCTCGACTCTACATTGCATATGCACCTCTTGTAAGTAGCCCTTTCAGTCATACAGTTATTTTTAGAGTTTAAATAGATGCATTTGCCCTTTTCAATTGGTAGTTGAAATGTACATTGTATATTACTTGTGCTTAATGTGGTAAGCTGTAATTTGGATAATACATGTGAGAGTTTTGTCTAGGTTTAACTTGATAAAATGCTTGACAATGAGGTTCAACTTGCTTTTTCCAATACATGAACGAAGAATTTGATTATGCATAGAATCTGTATTTTTCTATGAGAATTTGTAGTTCCTATAGTCAcatatttactatattttgtgaatttaccgtgtttttttttacaattacaAGCCAGAGGTATTTCTGGTCTGAATTTGGTTTGTATATTTTGAACCTATCTCAAATCAGTCTATCTTGCTCACTATTCAcattacatttttcttaatGCAGGTTGTATTGGGCACACTGTTGGCTTCCTTGGTGCCAGTGGTTGGGTTTAATGCTGTAATGACATCAGAGCATTTTGCATCGTTTCTGGTGAGTTCAGTTCCATCCCAGTCTTTAGATTATGTCGAACTTACAATAAAGATGTGACCAATAGCATGTTTGAGCCTAACACTATTATTGCGTACATTTTTTTTGtgactgttttatttttaatgggATTGTTATCACAAAGTTATAATGGTAATAATAAAATAGCTAACTGaatattgttttcttccttttgtttcTGTGGAGGGAAAAGTTATGTGCCAATATATCAGAAAGAGTTTAAATAACCCTCTAGCTAGTCAGTGTCAGTATTCTTATAAACAGGCTTATGAACTTGGAAGTTGATAACTTTGTTGAGATAActcaatacaaatattttttatgaaagatcAATGTGCATTGTAAAACACtttgttaattaaataaaagtactaTATCATGGTTAACATGTGAGTCCTTTTAATACAACAACACAAACTTGTTTCCTACCTGTATAGATCAAACAATGTTACAGTGCTCTGTTAACTAAAAGTTAAGAAAGGCCACATGATCAACTTCGTGGGTGACTAAACTATCATATTGTCACCAATTGGTACTACTACTCTGTCTGGTTAGCcttgttattttagtttttaatttaactaaatcCTTATTTAACATAGTACCCAGTTTCTGCAAATCTCATGCTAGCTTCTAAATCTAATCTTCTTATCTAGTTATGAAGTAAGTgctatttatttttcaagtgtAGTGACAATCGTTATTTAGCACTGATCATAGACacatacattttattttgtagcatattcaataatttttttatagtatttttccTCTTTCCGTCTCTTTATATCCGCCTTATTAGCTGTATTTTTACCTACCTATTTTTTCTTGGGCAGGTTTTCATTATCATCCATGTAGTGGCCCTTGTGTACTATATTAAAGGAATTCTTTCCCCAAAAATGTTCAAAGTAGCTGTGGCACTAGTTGTTTCTGTTGGCCTGTGGGTGTCCCTTCTACTGGTTTTTTTGACTATTCAAAACATTGCTGGAAGATATTAAACTAGTACCTGCTATTCTTGTATATTTTGTAGGGCTGTCTGCTGTGCAATGGTGGCAGTACTTATAGCATTGGTAGCTTCAAGCCCAACAAAGGGATGGAGTGGAAGAAGTTTAAGTCTGCTAGATCCGTAAGAGCTGTTTCACAATCTTCATTACCattctattcatttttttacttCACCTAAACTGATATTGTATGATTAAGGTGATTGTTGGTTATTCAATTTCATAATAGCCGTGTAATTTACTTATGTACTATAGCCCAAAGTAGTGAATTTTGAATATCACCTTTCTCTTTGTCATTCTGCGAAATATTTCCTTTCAATGATTTGGCTACAATACttaatgtatttgttttgtGACAGTACTTATGCAAGCAAGTATATTCCAATCATTGCTAGTGTTAGTGAGCATCAGCCACCTACTTGGCCTTCATACTTCATGGACATCAATGTCTTGGCATTCCTGGTTCCAGCTGGAATTATTGTAagttattttctataaaaaaaattgtcttatctTTGTTTTCCATActcaatataaactaaatcgtGATGGTGCTTTCTTATTGCAGGCATGTTTCTCTCCCCTATCTGATGCAAGCTCCTTTGTGGTACTTTATATTGTTACATCAGTATACTTTTCTGGAGTCATGGTAAGCAATAATAGTGGAGGTGGTTTCTCATTCAATtgcctttttattattttattgaagacATAATCTTGATGAATATCAGGTTCGCTTGATGCTTGTACTTGCTCCAGCAGCATGTATATTGTCTGGGATTGCCCTTTCTCAGGCTTTTGATGTTTTTACAAGATCTATCAAGTTTCAGTTGCCTCACTTATCAGATCATTCTCAGGTTGACGTgagctttatttttttaacggTCACCAGTTTTGACTTCATATGTTCTTCTGCTCGTTTTATTAGTTTGCTTTGTTcaaattgtgttttttattatCAAGGCAGGGGAGGGCAGTTCTGAAAATGTTGTGCCAAATGATTCGGTTAAGGCAGATAAAACTGAGGACACATCAAAGGAACGGACCTCTAAGAGGAgcaaaaagaaggaaaaggaacCTGTGGAAAAGCCTCTTAGCAAGTCACAAATTAAGAAAAGGCTTTCGGTTTTACCTCTGGAAACATCCGTCATTGCTATTATCTTACTTGTGTTGCTAGGTGCCTTCTATGTGGTAATTTCCTAAACATGATATTGTTCAGTTGAAGTTTCCTAAGGTggattatttatttcatatatatatatatatatatatatatatattttttttttttgctttttctccACTAGGAGTACGAAGTCCTAGTAGGTGGATGATttatttgataatgattttttttttatttaattaatatattttattagcctTTCAAAATTTACCTTCCTTCTTAAATGAACTCCTTGATTCATGGTATCATATTACATTCCCAAAATATCATGTCAAGGAATATTGTTTCCCTTCAACATGTTTGATTGACATTTAGCAATTAtagaaaagaatatttttaatcaaaaattaaaagaataaaagtggAAAAATAAATGTGATGAAATAATGAAGTGGGTGAGAGTTAGTTATTATAATAGTCACTTCCATTCCGATGGGAATTGGGAATGTTATTCCAAAAAGTGAACCTAACGTTAATAATACGTAACATTCTGAAGCTTACTTTCCTAAGAATCCTTTATTATACCTTGAGACAAAAGCCTAGCTAAAAAGTGTAGGATTGTGCTATTTAATACTCAAGTTGAAGTATAATATcttgtgttgattttttttaatttctttctgaACTAGACTgtatgttataaaaaagttcCTCTCTATCTTGATCTCAAATGCAGGTTCACAGTGTGTGGGCAGCAGCAGAAGCTTATTCAGCCCCTTCTATTGTTTTAACATCACATTCACACGATGGGCTTcatgtttttgatgattttagAGAGGCATATGCTTGGCTGAGTCATAATACAGAAGTAGATGATAAAGTAAGTTCTATgggattttgttattttttggcTGAAATACATGTGTCATGTGTGCCATTTTTTTTGCCCATGTTGGTTAACTTATGAACTCAATTTTTTCTCTTACAAGTTCAGAACACAGGGTAATTACTGATGTTTTTTCTGAAATAGACTGCGTTATTGGTTAGCTTCCATGGCTTCCTGAGTTTTGtgcaaatttatgaaatttagattatgttttgaaattaaagaatcttctggtacttaaatttaaatgaaccaAATTTGACAGATGATGTTTCCGTTGGTGAACTAAATTGTCCATTCAATAGTTTGATATTATGTAAAAGGTGAAAGTCAATTGAGACTGAGGTGATTTAACTGATGTTATATATTACCTTGGGCATACAACAttccttttacaaattattgTTCCCCGACAATGTTGGTTCCTTTTCCACTTGTGAACAGTGGAATTTTGTTGAGAAGTTACTTATTCTTTATTAATATGCTTCATAATTTCAAAAGGGATTATGTGAAAATTGGTTAATGATATTCGAATTTTGGTTAAAGCTTTAAGCAAATATTGTTTTAAGTAATTGGGTAGTGCTTctaaattacaaattttgtgGCTGAAGTTCTTAAACTGTTTGCTCCCTAAGATTATTCTTActccaaatgaagaaaaaacatgcttgttaaaacagtaaaaaatgttcaaatattgaCGCTGATAAAAATTGTTGTAGGTGGCATCTTGGTGGGACTATGGGTACCAAACAACTGCGATGGCTAACCGAACAGTCATTGTGGACAATAACACCTGGAATAACACACATATTGCTACTGTTGGTACTGCTATGTCTTCTCCAGAGAAGGCAGCTTGGGAAATTTTCCAGTCACTGGATGTCAAATATGTCCTTGTTGTCTTCGGAGGTCAGCATCTTTCTCTATATTTGGGTTATCCTAAGTCACCTTGTTCTGATTAGATGCTATAATCATTAACAGGACTGGTTGGCTATCCCAGTGATGATATCAATAAATTCCTGTGGATGGTTCGTATTGGAGGGGGTGTATTCCCTCACATAAAGGAACCAGATTATTTAGTAAGTTAAATTAGTCCTGCattgctcaatgttttatccTGGCcttgatattttgttttctagaatAGATGACACTATAGCTTCACTTGTGATATTACTTTTGAGgagtgttaacttttttttttttcaaatttcaagaGGGATGGTCAATATCGGATTGATTCCATGGCCACACCAACAATGCTAAACTGCCTCATGTATAAACTTTCATATTACAGGTCAGCTTTTGTCTAAAATTGGTTTTCAAATTTAACGTTTCCAGCTGGTATGGGGCCTAACTCCCCTTGCTCTGCTTTTTTCTCCAGGTTTGTGGAGACAGATGGTAAAGCTTTCGACAGAGTGAGGCGGACAGAAATTGGAAAGAAACATTTCAAACTTACGCATTTTGAGGAGGTCAGCTTGTTTTGTtgatgtgttaaaatattatatttgaaactTTATGTTGTTGTGAGCTTCATCTATTATGATCCTGAAATTATTTCAGTGCATTCATGATGAATTACATACTGAATAACCATGAAATATGTTCTACAATATACGGAAAACCAGTGTGGTGCAATGTCTTCACTAATTCATTTATAATGTTCCAGATGTGTTAAATGTTACAGTGTCTCTATTTGTGTTTGGATAGTTATATTGCATCGTTCCTCGATAGTCTACTATAGTGGTAATAAGCTTTACCGTTTGAAATTTTGgatagtatatattttattttacctgTAGTTGTCATTTTTATACTATTCTATTAGCTCGcgctgtatttttttttttttaacattctaTGCTTTTTACACCCTCTTTAGTACCCCATAACTCCAACTGATGGTTTGGTCTCTCTCAAGTTCTACTTGAAAAGAGtaaaatactcaaatttttAGGTTTGGAATATAGAGTTCTTTAAAGTATTAGccattctatattttttttccggTTTACTTGGCGTTTATTGGACTAGTAAAACTTAAAAGTCGTATATTTGGGTTTTTTGTACAATATTTTGGATATTATTAATAGCAGTAGTATAGTATTCTTCTATAATAGGCTCTGAATCCTCTTAAGAATTATTTGGATAAgtaaatacatttaataatatgaaaatgttgtAGGAAGATCTCCAATGGGGTTTCAGTGGGGGCTGTAAATTTCTACTTTTGATTCCTTAATTAGTACTCTAAAAATTCGTTTGTTAACAATTTTCTTCTAGTTATTCTGATGAGAATTAATAATTTCAGTACCTTCTATGGTCTTAGTCTTACTGATGACACGGTTTTTAATGCATTTAGGTCTTCACAACTCACCATTGGATGGTTCGGATATACAAGTTGAAACCACCAAAGAACAGGATAAGAGGAAAGACTAAAAAGTCGAAATCGGTGAGTATATGATTGTTTTCCATGTGCCTTAATTCCTTAATATTTGTAGTTGGAGATCACTTTATCCTAGCCATGACTGATCTCTTCCATATTCCGCAGAAAACAAGCTCCAAAACTGCCTCGAAAAGAAAAGGACTAAAGAAGAATCccttttagtttagttttttcatTTCCTTGGGTAGGGTTAAGCTTATTAGTGTGCGTTTCATGTATACATGTATACAACTAATGCAATTGCCATGAAAGAGATTTTGCCGGCATGGTTGGTTGGTTACTCTCGAGTATCGAATgatcaaatgaaaattttggAACTCCATATTTTGACCCAATTTTGTAAGATCTCATTTTTAGGATTGAAATTCCTATCACCAATATGATTTCATGTTAATTTTCTGGCCAGGGTATTTATTTAAAtctgtttaaaataaaaaaaaaaaaggacaacgTTTTGCTAAATGATTAGAAATAAGTTAATTGCTACTGCCCTGTACAAAGTTTAAAAAAGACAAGCATTTTGCCGTTTAAAATAGTTTGATGTCAATTACTGATTCTCTTGTTTTAACAGTTTCTTACCTTTCGTGTTGCCTGATTTGCAACacaaatattgtaatttaaagcAGACATTTTAGGTATTTGATCAATGCGTCATCAATCCAGAGTACGGAATTCAAATTTTCACATTAATAGCATAAATTTAGTCTAACTTATTCAATAAATGCCTCGAAGATTAATAAAGtcacacaaata
Coding sequences:
- the LOC106772853 gene encoding dolichyl-diphosphooligosaccharide--protein glycosyltransferase subunit STT3A encodes the protein MAASDAQNGVSSVRHAFGNVLAFFILLLIGVLAFSIRLFSVIKYESVIHEFDPYFNYRVTQFLTKNGIYDFWNWFDDRTWYPLGRVIGGTVYPGLTLTAGTLWWILNSLNIPLSVETVCVFTAPIFSAFASWATYLLTKEVKGAGAGLTAAVLLAMVPSYISRSVAGSYDNEAVAIFALIFTFYLYIKTLNTGSLFYATLNSIAYFYMVCSWGGYTFIINLIPMHVLLCIVTGRYSSRLYIAYAPLVVLGTLLASLVPVVGFNAVMTSEHFASFLVFIIIHVVALVYYIKGILSPKMFKVAVALVVSVGLAVCCAMVAVLIALVASSPTKGWSGRSLSLLDPTYASKYIPIIASVSEHQPPTWPSYFMDINVLAFLVPAGIIACFSPLSDASSFVVLYIVTSVYFSGVMVRLMLVLAPAACILSGIALSQAFDVFTRSIKFQLPHLSDHSQAGEGSSENVVPNDSVKADKTEDTSKERTSKRSKKKEKEPVEKPLSKSQIKKRLSVLPLETSVIAIILLVLLGAFYVVHSVWAAAEAYSAPSIVLTSHSHDGLHVFDDFREAYAWLSHNTEVDDKVASWWDYGYQTTAMANRTVIVDNNTWNNTHIATVGTAMSSPEKAAWEIFQSLDVKYVLVVFGGLVGYPSDDINKFLWMVRIGGGVFPHIKEPDYLRDGQYRIDSMATPTMLNCLMYKLSYYRFVETDGKAFDRVRRTEIGKKHFKLTHFEEVFTTHHWMVRIYKLKPPKNRIRGKTKKSKSKTSSKTASKRKGLKKNPF